The Clostridioides difficile genome has a segment encoding these proteins:
- a CDS encoding tyrosine-type recombinase/integrase, translating to MNNDKKIIKVHNKSDKPDNIVIKENELIEKCLLLENKLPVFMKDYFIYLKGSVAVSTRLAYLEDIKFFCLYMIETKELTSADCIKEITESDFNMIKSRDINLFLGDYCSRYYKNTEKNTLIFENNNRALARKKSSISTLFKFLYRNSQIDNNITDGFNPIKLPKPQPDAIKRLEIDEVAKMLESVETGEGLTEKEKVYWKKTRLRDKAILALFVTYGLRLNELRELNISSFNFSRGEFKIYRKRGKEVLMPINHTCEHVIKDYLQNERTRDDLLSDEVKDALFLSLQNKRITAKAIRTLVKKYTSIPLDTTRDNGYSPHKLRATAATSLIQTGFSIYDVQNLLDHDNVTTTQLYAAHKKNVKRDIVKNFEWIEDD from the coding sequence TTGAATAATGATAAGAAAATTATAAAAGTACATAATAAATCCGATAAACCTGATAATATTGTCATCAAAGAAAATGAACTTATAGAAAAATGTCTACTTTTGGAAAATAAACTTCCTGTATTTATGAAAGATTATTTTATATATCTAAAAGGCTCTGTTGCTGTCTCTACACGACTTGCTTATTTAGAAGATATAAAGTTTTTCTGCTTATATATGATTGAGACAAAGGAATTAACAAGTGCAGATTGTATAAAAGAAATTACAGAAAGTGATTTTAATATGATAAAATCAAGAGATATAAACTTATTTTTAGGTGATTATTGCAGTAGATATTATAAAAATACAGAAAAAAATACATTAATTTTTGAAAACAACAACAGAGCTCTGGCAAGAAAAAAATCATCCATCTCTACTCTATTTAAATTTTTATATAGAAATTCTCAAATAGATAATAACATAACTGATGGATTTAATCCGATAAAATTACCTAAACCACAACCAGATGCTATTAAACGCCTTGAAATAGATGAAGTTGCAAAAATGTTAGAATCGGTAGAAACAGGTGAAGGACTTACAGAAAAAGAAAAAGTTTATTGGAAAAAAACTAGATTACGTGATAAAGCTATATTAGCTCTATTTGTTACATATGGGCTTAGATTAAATGAACTTAGAGAGCTGAACATCTCCTCTTTTAATTTTTCCAGAGGTGAATTCAAAATATACAGAAAACGTGGAAAAGAAGTCTTAATGCCTATAAATCATACTTGTGAGCATGTAATAAAAGATTATTTGCAAAATGAAAGAACAAGGGATGACTTACTAAGTGATGAAGTTAAAGATGCGTTATTCTTATCTCTTCAAAATAAAAGAATTACAGCAAAAGCTATAAGGACACTTGTAAAAAAATATACATCTATTCCACTAGATACAACTAGAGATAATGGATATAGTCCTCATAAATTAAGAGCAACTGCTGCAACTTCTCTGATTCAAACAGGATTTTCTATATATGATGTTCAAAATTTACTCGACCATGATAATGTCACGACTACTCAACTTTATGCTGCACATAAAAAAAATGTAAAACGTGATATAGTTAAGAATTTTGAATGGATTGAAGATGATTAA
- a CDS encoding acetyl-CoA carboxylase carboxyltransferase subunit alpha, giving the protein MIENNNDKIKVLENDIKQLIAISEANNIDLSDKINSLSEKLAKLKEDAFSHLSPYEKVVLSRDIKRPTTLEYIEHICSNFLELHGDRLYKDDPSIVGGIGQIGKFNVTIVGHQKGRDTKENIKRNFGMPHPEGYRKALRLMKQAEKFDRPIVTFIDTSGAFCGLEAEERGQGEAIARNLLEMSKLSVPVITFVIGEGGSGGALGIGVGNDVCMLEHSVYSVISPEGLSSILFKDSSKAKEACDVMKLTSNDLYDLKIIDKIIKEPLGGAQKDVEAVSKEMKSYILERLNHYKDMPKEEIMSQRYNKFRNIGKCL; this is encoded by the coding sequence TTGATTGAAAATAATAATGATAAAATAAAAGTCTTAGAAAATGATATTAAACAATTAATAGCTATTTCTGAGGCAAATAATATAGATTTAAGTGATAAAATAAATTCACTTAGTGAAAAATTAGCAAAACTTAAAGAAGATGCCTTTTCACATCTATCACCATATGAAAAGGTAGTATTAAGTAGAGATATAAAAAGACCTACAACTTTGGAATACATAGAACATATTTGTTCTAATTTTTTGGAGCTTCATGGAGATAGGCTTTATAAAGATGACCCTTCTATAGTTGGAGGAATCGGACAAATAGGAAAATTCAATGTTACTATAGTTGGCCACCAAAAGGGAAGAGATACTAAAGAAAATATAAAAAGAAACTTTGGTATGCCTCATCCAGAAGGATATAGAAAAGCGTTAAGACTTATGAAGCAAGCTGAAAAATTTGACAGACCAATAGTGACATTTATTGATACATCAGGAGCATTTTGTGGCCTAGAGGCAGAGGAAAGAGGACAAGGAGAAGCTATTGCAAGAAACTTACTTGAAATGAGTAAACTTTCTGTTCCAGTAATCACCTTTGTAATTGGCGAAGGTGGTAGTGGAGGGGCTTTAGGAATTGGAGTAGGCAATGATGTGTGTATGTTAGAACACTCAGTTTATTCTGTAATTTCACCTGAAGGTCTTTCTAGTATCTTATTTAAAGATTCATCTAAAGCAAAAGAAGCTTGTGATGTTATGAAACTTACAAGTAATGACTTGTATGATTTAAAAATAATAGATAAGATTATAAAAGAACCTCTTGGCGGTGCACAAAAAGATGTAGAGGCTGTTTCAAAAGAAATGAAGTCTTATATTTTAGAAAGATTAAATCATTATAAAGATATGCCTAAAGAAGAAATAATGTCTCAAAGGTATAATAAATTTAGAAATATTGGAAAATGCTTATAG
- a CDS encoding ACT domain-containing protein — protein sequence MKLKLFLEEYAVCRLNSNSKIPTWIDTKNFYSITKTDDELSVVCSNNNIPSDVKSEKEWRILKILGPLDFSLIGILSKISGLLADNKISIFAISTYDTDYILIKEKDIKNACKILNCNGYEIE from the coding sequence ATGAAATTAAAGCTATTTTTAGAAGAGTATGCAGTATGTAGATTAAATAGTAACAGTAAAATACCAACATGGATAGATACAAAAAATTTCTATTCCATAACTAAAACTGATGATGAATTAAGTGTTGTATGTTCAAATAATAATATACCTTCTGATGTTAAGTCAGAAAAAGAATGGAGAATACTTAAAATATTAGGACCTTTAGATTTTTCACTTATAGGAATTTTATCTAAAATAAGCGGGTTATTAGCTGATAATAAGATAAGTATATTTGCAATTTCTACATATGATACAGATTATATTTTAATAAAAGAAAAAGATATAAAAAATGCTTGTAAAATTCTAAACTGTAATGGATATGAGATAGAGTAG
- a CDS encoding ABC transporter ATP-binding protein: MEILEVINLNKIYGKGENKIVALKNINLAFEKGKFTSIIGPSGSGKSTLLHCIAGLDNITSGRVIIDGKNISKLKEEELSKFRREKFGFIFQSFNLIPVMSVYDNIVLPVTIDNKKIDKNYIKNILDLLGIKNEINKFPNELSGGQQQRVAIARALVNKPEIIFADEPTGNLDSKTTEDVMNLLKICVDDFEQTLIMITHNNDIAKMADVCITIQDGNIANVV; this comes from the coding sequence ATGGAGATATTAGAAGTAATAAATTTAAATAAAATTTATGGTAAAGGGGAAAATAAAATAGTTGCTTTAAAAAATATTAATTTAGCATTTGAGAAAGGAAAGTTTACATCAATAATTGGTCCTAGTGGAAGTGGTAAAAGTACACTTTTGCACTGTATTGCAGGATTAGACAATATAACATCAGGTAGGGTTATTATTGATGGTAAAAATATATCAAAATTAAAAGAAGAAGAATTATCAAAATTTAGAAGGGAAAAATTCGGATTTATATTTCAAAGCTTTAACTTGATACCAGTTATGAGTGTATATGATAATATAGTACTCCCAGTAACTATAGATAACAAGAAAATAGATAAAAATTATATAAAGAATATACTAGATTTATTAGGAATTAAAAATGAAATAAATAAATTTCCAAATGAGTTAAGTGGAGGACAGCAACAAAGAGTTGCTATAGCAAGAGCATTAGTGAATAAACCCGAAATAATATTTGCAGATGAACCTACTGGTAATTTAGATAGTAAAACTACTGAGGATGTAATGAATCTTTTAAAAATTTGTGTAGATGATTTTGAACAAACTTTAATTATGATAACTCACAACAATGATATAGCAAAAATGGCTGATGTGTGTATAACAATACAAGATGGTAATATTGCAAATGTAGTTTAA
- the accD gene encoding acetyl-CoA carboxylase, carboxyltransferase subunit beta codes for MIKKFLSSKESKYVTISLDDNFKKNSVDDKFWTYCKGCDSHVFRKDIEENSFVCPKCSRHYGLRVRNRINLLIDKGTFMEFNSDIEFQNPLNFPKYKEKVDSYKEKTNESEAVVTGYGRLNGIKTVICVMNPDFMMGSMGSIVGEKITYSIEYAAKNNLPIIICSASGGARMQEGMVSLMQMAKTSQALAKLEEKSLPYISVLTDPTTGGVTASFAMLGDIIISEPNTLIGFAGPRVIEQTINQKLPEGFQTSEFLLEKGFIDMIVDRRKMKEVLYQILAMHKK; via the coding sequence ATGATAAAAAAATTTTTATCATCAAAAGAATCTAAGTATGTTACGATTTCTTTAGATGACAACTTTAAAAAGAATAGTGTAGATGATAAATTTTGGACTTATTGCAAAGGATGCGATAGTCATGTATTTAGAAAAGACATAGAAGAAAATTCGTTTGTATGTCCAAAATGCTCAAGACATTATGGTTTAAGAGTACGAAATAGAATAAATTTATTGATTGATAAAGGAACTTTTATGGAGTTTAATTCTGATATAGAATTTCAAAATCCATTAAACTTTCCTAAATATAAAGAAAAAGTAGACTCTTATAAGGAAAAAACAAATGAGTCAGAGGCTGTTGTCACAGGTTATGGAAGATTAAATGGAATTAAAACAGTAATTTGTGTAATGAATCCTGATTTTATGATGGGAAGCATGGGTTCTATTGTTGGAGAAAAAATAACTTACTCAATAGAATACGCTGCCAAAAACAATTTACCTATAATCATTTGTTCTGCTTCAGGAGGAGCTAGAATGCAAGAAGGTATGGTATCTCTTATGCAAATGGCAAAGACCTCTCAGGCACTTGCTAAGCTTGAAGAAAAGTCATTACCATATATATCAGTCTTAACTGACCCTACTACTGGAGGAGTAACTGCTAGTTTTGCTATGCTTGGAGATATTATAATTTCTGAACCAAATACATTAATTGGTTTTGCAGGTCCAAGAGTAATAGAACAAACAATAAATCAAAAACTTCCTGAAGGATTTCAAACTTCTGAGTTTTTACTTGAAAAAGGTTTTATTGACATGATAGTAGATAGAAGAAAAATGAAGGAAGTGTTGTATCAAATTCTTGCTATGCACAAGAAATAG
- the accC gene encoding acetyl-CoA carboxylase biotin carboxylase subunit, which translates to MIKKILVANRGDIAVRIIRTCKELGIKTVAIYSEIDKDCFHRYIADESICIGPNNISKSYNNIENIIYLALKLKCDAIHPGFGFLSENPEFAKQCEENNIIFIGPTREQMILMGDKSRARETMMELNIPVVPGSESVLKTKEEALEVARGIGYPVMIKASSGGGGKGMRIVRKEEELFSNFDMASSEALAAFSNSDLYMEKFIENPRHIEVQVFGDKHSNAIHLGDRDCSMQRRNQKVIEESLSPYLSDEERINLHKIAVDIVKGVGYIGAGTIEFIVDKDKNFYFIEMNTRIQVEHPVTEMVTNLDLIKLQISIANGEEIPFKQEDVIFRGHAIECRINAEDSSNNFAPSPGKIESLNLPGGFGVRFDTFVYTGYTIPPLYDSMIGKLICWAETREECINRIYRALDEIIVEGINTNVEFQKALVTSEEFRKDTHHTKFIEDVFMKKEFATL; encoded by the coding sequence TTGATAAAAAAAATACTAGTTGCAAATAGAGGCGATATAGCAGTTAGAATCATCAGAACATGTAAAGAACTCGGCATAAAAACTGTCGCTATCTATTCTGAAATAGATAAAGATTGTTTTCATAGATATATAGCTGATGAATCTATTTGCATAGGGCCAAACAATATAAGCAAGAGTTATAATAACATAGAAAATATTATATACCTTGCTCTTAAATTAAAATGTGATGCTATTCATCCAGGTTTTGGCTTTTTATCAGAAAACCCTGAATTTGCAAAACAATGTGAAGAGAATAATATTATTTTTATAGGTCCAACAAGAGAACAAATGATTTTGATGGGAGATAAATCTAGAGCAAGAGAAACTATGATGGAATTAAATATCCCTGTTGTTCCTGGTTCAGAATCTGTTTTAAAAACTAAGGAAGAAGCTTTAGAGGTTGCAAGAGGAATTGGCTATCCTGTTATGATAAAAGCCTCAAGTGGAGGCGGTGGGAAAGGCATGAGAATCGTTAGAAAGGAAGAAGAACTTTTTTCAAATTTTGATATGGCAAGTTCAGAAGCTCTAGCAGCATTTTCTAATAGCGATTTATATATGGAAAAATTCATAGAAAATCCTAGACATATAGAAGTACAAGTATTTGGTGATAAACATTCAAATGCAATACATTTAGGTGATAGAGATTGTTCTATGCAGAGAAGAAATCAAAAAGTAATAGAAGAGTCTTTAAGTCCATACCTTTCAGATGAAGAAAGAATAAATCTTCATAAAATTGCAGTGGATATAGTAAAAGGTGTAGGTTATATTGGTGCTGGTACTATTGAATTTATAGTTGATAAAGATAAAAACTTTTATTTTATAGAAATGAATACAAGAATACAAGTTGAACATCCAGTTACAGAGATGGTAACAAATCTTGACCTTATAAAACTTCAAATTTCTATAGCTAATGGAGAAGAAATACCTTTTAAACAAGAAGATGTTATTTTTAGAGGTCATGCTATTGAGTGTAGAATAAATGCTGAAGATTCATCAAATAATTTTGCTCCATCACCAGGTAAAATAGAGTCATTAAATTTACCTGGAGGTTTTGGTGTTAGATTTGATACTTTTGTATATACAGGATATACTATACCACCTTTATATGATTCTATGATAGGTAAATTAATATGTTGGGCTGAGACTAGAGAAGAATGTATAAATAGAATTTATAGAGCTCTAGATGAAATTATTGTAGAAGGTATTAATACAAATGTAGAATTCCAAAAGGCACTTGTAACAAGTGAAGAGTTTAGAAAAGATACTCATCATACCAAATTTATAGAAGATGTCTTTATGAAGAAAGAATTTGCTACATTATAA
- a CDS encoding stage V sporulation protein S, with the protein MEVLKVSSKSNPNSVAGALAGVLRERGIAEIQAIGAGALNQAIKSIAIARGFVAPSGMDLVCIPAFTDIEIEGDKKTAIKLIIEPR; encoded by the coding sequence ATGGAAGTACTAAAAGTTTCATCAAAATCTAATCCTAATTCTGTAGCTGGAGCTTTGGCTGGAGTACTGAGAGAACGAGGTATTGCAGAAATACAAGCTATAGGAGCTGGAGCTCTAAATCAAGCAATAAAATCAATTGCAATAGCAAGAGGCTTTGTTGCACCTAGTGGAATGGACTTAGTGTGTATTCCCGCATTTACTGATATAGAAATCGAAGGTGATAAGAAAACTGCTATCAAACTTATAATTGAACCTAGATAA
- the lexA gene encoding transcriptional repressor LexA, whose protein sequence is MYLDLTEKQVLILEFIKSQIILKGYPPAVREICTAVGLRSTSTVHSHLNKLEKLGYIRKDPTKPRAIEVLERSKVNDVSGANQEIIELPLVGQITAGEPILAQQNIEEYIPFPASLVKGSNNFVLKVKGESMINAGILDEDYVVVDKKNTALNSQIVVALINGESATVKRFFKEGNSIRLQPENDFMEPIMLKDSEVEIVGIVTGVFRVIK, encoded by the coding sequence ATGTATTTAGATCTAACTGAAAAGCAAGTTTTAATACTGGAATTTATAAAATCTCAAATCATATTAAAAGGCTATCCACCTGCTGTAAGAGAAATATGTACTGCTGTAGGGTTAAGATCTACTTCAACTGTGCACTCTCATCTAAATAAACTTGAAAAACTGGGATACATAAGAAAAGACCCTACTAAACCAAGAGCTATTGAAGTTTTGGAACGTAGTAAAGTCAATGATGTTTCTGGAGCTAACCAGGAAATAATAGAACTTCCTTTAGTAGGTCAAATAACAGCTGGAGAACCCATTTTAGCTCAACAAAACATAGAGGAATATATTCCATTCCCTGCCAGTTTAGTAAAGGGCAGTAATAATTTTGTATTAAAAGTAAAAGGCGAAAGTATGATTAATGCAGGAATTTTAGATGAAGATTACGTTGTAGTAGACAAAAAAAATACAGCCTTAAATTCTCAGATAGTAGTTGCACTTATAAATGGTGAATCTGCTACGGTCAAGAGATTCTTTAAAGAAGGAAACTCGATAAGACTTCAACCAGAAAATGATTTTATGGAACCTATTATGCTTAAAGACTCAGAAGTTGAAATTGTAGGTATTGTAACTGGTGTATTTAGAGTTATAAAATAA